One genomic window of Desulfuromonadales bacterium includes the following:
- a CDS encoding hydantoinase B/oxoprolinase family protein has translation MTETIDPIRLEVLKNRFVSLAEEMGAVLMRTAFSPNIKERRDFSCALFDRHGEMLAQAAHIPVHLGSMPLSVTAALERSDLAPGDMLLLNDPYRGGTHLPDITLVTPVYLDDDRPVFFLANRAHHADVGGMSAGSMPLSTEIFQEGLRIPPVKIVRGGEIDPELLALLLANVRTPVEREGDLSAQIAANRTGERRLREIVGQYGLAEVERYGGALLDYGERLMAAVIRDIPDGIYTFADLLDDDGAGTEAIPIRCKIAVCGGRATVDFTDCAPQVAGCLNAVRAITLSAVFYVFRLLAPEEIPSNAGCLRPIEVLTRPGTVADCTFPAAVAGGNVETSQRLVDVLLGALAQALPGRIPAASAGTMNNLTIGGVDPRNGELFTYYETIAGGAGGGPGGDGASGVQTHMTNTLNTPVEALEHAYPLRVRQYSLRDGSGGSGRQRGGDGVVREVELLGAARLTLISERRVSAPYGLQGGGAGRQGRNQLIRGGEVTELPAKVTVEARAGDRLRIETPGGGGWGKSDA, from the coding sequence ATGACCGAAACCATCGACCCGATCCGCCTGGAAGTGCTGAAGAACCGCTTCGTCTCTCTCGCCGAGGAGATGGGGGCGGTGCTGATGCGCACCGCCTTTTCGCCCAACATCAAGGAGCGGCGCGACTTTTCCTGCGCCCTCTTCGACCGGCACGGCGAGATGCTCGCGCAGGCGGCCCATATCCCGGTGCATCTCGGCTCGATGCCGCTGTCGGTGACCGCCGCCCTCGAGCGTTCGGACCTTGCTCCGGGAGACATGCTGCTGCTCAACGATCCCTACCGCGGGGGGACGCACCTGCCCGACATCACCCTGGTCACGCCGGTCTACCTCGATGACGACCGTCCCGTGTTCTTTCTCGCGAACCGCGCCCATCATGCCGACGTCGGCGGCATGAGCGCGGGCTCCATGCCCCTGTCTACTGAAATCTTTCAGGAAGGGCTGCGCATCCCGCCGGTGAAGATCGTCCGGGGCGGCGAGATCGACCCGGAACTGCTCGCCCTGCTGCTGGCCAACGTGCGCACCCCGGTCGAGCGGGAAGGGGACCTGAGTGCGCAGATCGCCGCCAACCGCACCGGCGAGCGGCGTCTGCGGGAGATCGTCGGCCAGTACGGCCTGGCCGAAGTCGAGCGCTACGGTGGCGCCTTGCTCGATTACGGCGAACGGCTGATGGCGGCGGTCATTCGGGACATTCCCGACGGAATCTACACCTTCGCGGACCTTCTGGATGACGACGGGGCGGGAACGGAGGCGATCCCGATCCGCTGCAAAATTGCTGTGTGCGGCGGGCGGGCGACGGTCGATTTCACCGACTGCGCCCCCCAGGTCGCCGGCTGTCTCAACGCCGTGCGTGCCATCACCCTCTCGGCGGTCTTCTATGTCTTCCGCCTGCTGGCTCCGGAGGAGATCCCCAGCAATGCCGGCTGCCTGCGCCCCATCGAGGTGCTGACCCGGCCGGGGACGGTGGCGGACTGCACCTTCCCGGCAGCGGTGGCCGGGGGGAACGTCGAGACCTCGCAGCGCCTCGTCGATGTCCTCCTCGGCGCCCTAGCCCAGGCCCTGCCCGGACGCATCCCGGCGGCGAGCGCCGGCACGATGAACAATCTCACCATCGGCGGCGTCGACCCGCGCAACGGCGAACTGTTCACCTACTACGAAACGATCGCCGGCGGCGCCGGCGGCGGCCCAGGCGGAGACGGGGCAAGCGGCGTCCAGACGCACATGACCAATACCCTCAATACCCCCGTGGAAGCCCTGGAGCACGCCTATCCCCTCCGCGTGCGGCAATATTCGCTGCGCGACGGTTCGGGCGGCTCGGGGCGGCAGCGAGGCGGCGACGGCGTAGTTCGCGAAGTCGAGTTGCTCGGTGCCGCGCGGCTCACCCTGATCAGCGAGCGACGGGTTTCTGCTCCCTACGGACTGCAGGGAGGAGGAGCCGGCCGACAGGGGCGCAACCAACTGATCCGCGGTGGTGAGGTGACGGAGCTGCCGGCCAAGGTCACGGTCGAGGCCAGGGCCGGCGACCGGCTGCGCATAGAGACCCCGGGCGGCGGCGGCTGGGGGAAATCCGATGCCTAG
- a CDS encoding UbiD family decarboxylase, translating to MPRGWEDLSSFISSLEERGELHRIRAEVDPRLEIAAVTDRVSKGAGGGRALLFERVCGHRFPVATNLFGSRQRTAWALGVEALESIAERLTRELAKATGSADERLQTILARPEFAPLPATEAPCQEITEPIADFSLLPALQSWFGDGGRFITLPQVFTRDPETGEPNCGMYRMQIFDASTAGLHWRPGSDAARHHAAWQRRGERMPVAVALGGDPALTYAAGSPLPAGLDEVAYAGFLRGAPVAMAPCRSSDLEVPAGAEFVLEGYVEPGEERLEGPFGNHTGSYAPPEPCPVFHLTRITHRRDAIFPCTLVGPPPMEDCWLAKAGERLLLPLLRIDFPEIVDLNFPVETIFHGCALLSVRTSAGSGRELLRSLWQSRFFRSSRLLVLLAEEVDVQDPAQVYWQAVNRVDPERDVIVEAARIGIDASRVPPGGRVVGDVETELRVKRRWHEYGF from the coding sequence ATGCCTAGGGGATGGGAGGACCTGAGTTCGTTTATTTCCTCGCTCGAAGAGCGCGGCGAACTGCACCGGATAAGGGCGGAGGTCGACCCGCGGCTGGAGATCGCAGCCGTCACCGACCGGGTCAGCAAGGGAGCCGGCGGTGGCCGGGCCCTCCTCTTCGAGAGGGTGTGCGGGCATCGCTTTCCGGTGGCGACCAACCTTTTCGGCTCGCGACAGCGCACCGCCTGGGCGCTGGGAGTCGAGGCCCTGGAGTCGATCGCCGAACGCCTTACCCGGGAACTGGCGAAGGCGACGGGCAGTGCCGACGAGCGGCTGCAGACCATTCTGGCCCGGCCGGAATTTGCCCCGCTGCCGGCCACCGAGGCGCCCTGCCAGGAGATCACGGAACCGATCGCCGATTTCTCGCTCCTTCCGGCCCTGCAGTCCTGGTTCGGGGACGGCGGCCGCTTTATCACCCTGCCGCAGGTCTTCACCCGCGACCCGGAAACCGGCGAGCCCAACTGCGGCATGTACCGGATGCAGATCTTCGACGCAAGCACCGCCGGACTGCACTGGCGGCCCGGTTCGGACGCCGCCCGCCACCATGCCGCCTGGCAGCGGCGGGGAGAGAGAATGCCGGTCGCCGTCGCTCTCGGCGGCGACCCGGCCCTGACCTATGCCGCCGGCTCGCCGCTTCCCGCCGGCCTCGACGAGGTCGCCTATGCCGGCTTCCTGCGCGGGGCGCCGGTGGCCATGGCCCCCTGCAGAAGCTCCGATCTCGAGGTGCCGGCCGGTGCCGAGTTTGTCCTCGAGGGGTACGTCGAGCCGGGGGAAGAGCGTCTCGAGGGGCCCTTCGGCAACCACACCGGCAGCTACGCGCCGCCGGAGCCCTGCCCGGTTTTCCATCTCACCAGAATCACGCACCGTCGTGATGCAATTTTCCCCTGCACTCTCGTCGGGCCGCCGCCGATGGAGGACTGCTGGCTGGCCAAGGCGGGTGAGCGGCTGCTGCTGCCGCTGTTGCGCATCGATTTTCCGGAAATTGTCGATCTCAATTTCCCTGTCGAGACGATCTTTCACGGCTGCGCTCTGCTTTCGGTGCGGACATCGGCAGGCAGCGGGCGGGAACTGCTGCGCTCCTTGTGGCAGAGCCGCTTCTTCCGTTCGTCGCGGCTGCTGGTGCTGCTTGCCGAAGAAGTAGACGTGCAGGACCCGGCGCAGGTATACTGGCAGGCGGTGAACCGTGTCGACCCCGAGCGGGATGTGATCGTCGAGGCGGCGCGGATCGGCATCGACGCCAGCAGGGTCCCGCCAGGCGGCAGGGTCGTGGGGGATGTCGAAACAGAGCTGCGAGTCAAGCGGCGGTGGCACGAGTACGGATTTTAA
- a CDS encoding response regulator: protein MLSIVEWLEDIERGAAELYTAAARSFAEDPAFAAFLQRLAEEEKWHRQLIRSLPMGREAEAVDEELITLDEETRANISELLAKGLKKVVAGEMSREAMLETIAAAEFSEWNDIFLYALHALQGSGREYQAAVAEIERHKEEIARFLAAEPDGRRFLDTVQRLPAVAGKRILIVEKHRALARLLRSIVATVGEVELVESGPEGLVRLENEHFDVVISDINMLAMNSLEFYARVIGFDPAMKDRFVFFAGVALQESLETVAAGEATVLAKPALVSHLRRAVAEIAHRSRVIH, encoded by the coding sequence ATGTTGAGCATTGTCGAATGGCTGGAAGATATCGAACGTGGCGCCGCCGAACTATACACGGCCGCCGCTCGCAGCTTTGCCGAAGACCCGGCGTTCGCGGCGTTTCTGCAGCGGCTGGCCGAGGAGGAGAAGTGGCATCGCCAGCTCATCCGCTCGTTACCGATGGGCCGCGAGGCCGAGGCGGTCGATGAAGAGTTGATCACCCTCGATGAGGAGACCCGGGCCAATATTTCCGAGCTGCTGGCCAAGGGTCTGAAAAAGGTCGTCGCCGGGGAAATGAGCCGGGAGGCAATGCTGGAGACGATTGCCGCCGCCGAATTCTCCGAGTGGAACGACATCTTTCTCTATGCGCTGCACGCCCTGCAGGGGAGCGGCCGGGAATATCAGGCAGCCGTGGCCGAAATCGAACGCCACAAGGAGGAGATCGCCCGCTTCCTGGCCGCCGAACCCGACGGCAGGCGTTTCCTGGATACGGTGCAGCGGCTGCCGGCGGTGGCGGGCAAGCGCATTCTCATCGTCGAAAAGCACCGGGCGCTGGCCAGACTATTGCGCAGCATCGTGGCCACCGTCGGCGAGGTCGAACTCGTCGAGAGCGGCCCCGAGGGTCTGGTCCGGCTCGAAAACGAGCATTTCGACGTCGTCATCTCAGACATCAACATGCTGGCGATGAACAGTCTTGAGTTCTACGCCAGGGTGATCGGCTTCGACCCGGCGATGAAGGATCGTTTCGTCTTTTTTGCCGGTGTTGCCCTGCAGGAGAGCCTGGAGACGGTTGCCGCCGGCGAAGCCACCGTGTTGGCCAAGCCGGCTCTGGTCAGCCACCTGCGCCGGGCGGTGGCCGAAATTGCTCACAGAAGTCGGGTCATTCACTGA